In a single window of the Triticum urartu cultivar G1812 unplaced genomic scaffold, Tu2.1 TuUngrouped_contig_6787, whole genome shotgun sequence genome:
- the LOC125531088 gene encoding histone H3.3-like, with translation RARRPPPAPGGVKKPHRFRPGTVALREIRKYQKSTELLIRKLPFQRLVREIAQDFKTDLRFQSSAVSALQEAAEAYLVGLFEDTNLCAIHAKRVTIMPKDIQLARRIRGERA, from the coding sequence CGGGCGCGCAGGCCGCCCCCGGCCCCCGGCGGCGTGAAGAAGCCGCACCGCTTCCGCCCGGGCACCGTGGCGCTCCGGGAGATCCGCAAGTACCAGAAGAGCACGGAGCTGCTCATCCGCAAGCTGCCCTTCCAGCGCCTCGTCCGGGAGATCGCGCAGGACTTCAAGACCGACCTCCGCTTCCAGAGCTCCGCCGTCTCCGCGCTGCAGGAGGCCGCCGAGGCCTACCTCGTCGGGCTCTTCGAGGACACCAACCTCTGCGCCATCCACGCCAAGCGCGTCACCATCATGCCCAAGGACATCCAGCTCGCCCGCCGCATCCGTGGCGAGAGGGCCTAG